A region from the Leguminivora glycinivorella isolate SPB_JAAS2020 chromosome 3, LegGlyc_1.1, whole genome shotgun sequence genome encodes:
- the LOC125242575 gene encoding ATP synthase subunit beta, mitochondrial-like encodes MLGAVSRVGSGFLAAKSVAEKAVTECGKIAAVSAVNKRDYAAKAAGKGQGKVVAVIGAVVDVQFEDDLPFILNALEVQNRQPRLVLEVAQHLGENTVRTIAMDGTEGLVRGQAVHDSGSPIRIPVGVETLGRIMNVIGEPIDERGPINTDKTAAIHAEAPMFVDMSVEQEILVTGIKVVDLLAPYVKGGKIGLFGGAGVGKTVLIMELINNVAKAHGGYSVFAGVGERTREGNDLYQEMIESGVISLKDKTSKVSLVYGQMNEPPGARARVALTGLTVAEYFRDQEGQDVLLFIDNIFRFTQAGSEVSALLGRIPSAVGYQPTLATDMGTMQERITTTKKGSITSVQAIYVPADDLTDPAPATTFAHLDATTVLSRAIAELGIYPAVDPLDSTSRIMDPNIIGAEHYNIARGVQKILQDYKSLQDIIAILGMDELSEEDKLTVARARKIQRFLSQPFQVAEVFTGHPGKLVPLEETIKGFSKILQGEYDHLPEVAFYMVGPIEEVVAKAETLAKNT; translated from the coding sequence ATGTTGGGGGCAGTAAGTAGGGTTGGAAGCGGCTTCTTAGCAGCCAAGTCTGTTGCCGAAAAGGCCGTCACAGAATGCGGCAAAATTGCTGCTGTCTCGGCCGTCAACAAACGTGATTATGCAGCGAAGGCCGCAGGCAAGGGACAAGGTAAAGTAGTCGCTGTCATCGGTGCCGTTGTGGACGTACAGTTCGAAGACGACCTGCCTTTCATCCTCAATGCCCTGGAGGTGCAGAACAGGCAGCCCCGGCTCGTGCTGGAGGTGGCGCAGCACTTGGGTGAGAACACGGTGCGCACCATCGCCATGGACGGTACCGAGGGTCTGGTGCGCGGCCAGGCCGTGCACGACTCCGGCTCCCCCATCCGCATCCCCGTGGGCGTGGAGACGCTCGGGCGCATCATGAACGTGATCGGCGAGCCCATCGACGAGCGCGGCCCCATCAACACCGACAAGACCGCTGCCATCCACGCCGAGGCTCCCATGTTCGTGGACATGAGCGTGGAGCAAGAGATCCTGGTCACTGGCATCAAGGTCGTGGACCTGCTGGCCCCCTACGTCAAGGGAGGAAAGATTGGCTTGTTCGGCGGTGCTGGTGTCGGCAAGACTGTACTCATCATGGAGCTCATTAACAACGTAGCCAAGGCTCACGGTGGTTACTCCGTGTTCGCCGGTGTGGGCGAGCGCACACGTGAGGGTAACGATCTGTACCAGGAAATGATTGAGTCTGGTGTCATCTCCCTCAAGGACAAGACCTCAAAGGTATCTCTTGTGTACGGCCAGATGAACGAGCCCCCAGGCGCCCGTGCCCGTGTCGCCCTCACCGGTCTCACTGTGGCTGAGTACTTCCGTGACCAGGAAGGTCAGGATGTGCTGCTCTTCATTGACAACATCTTCCGTTTCACTCAGGCTGGTTCTGAAGTGTCTGCCCTGCTGGGTCGTATCCCATCTGCTGTGGGTTACCAGCCAACCTTGGCCACTGACATGGGTACTATGCAGGAGAGAATCACCACCACCAAGAAGGGTTCCATCACCTCAGTACAGGCCATCTACGTGCCCGCTGATGACTTGACTGATCCCGCCCCGGCCACCACCTTTGCTCACTTGGACGCCACCACTGTGTTGTCGCGTGCCATCGCCGAGCTGGGCATCTACCCCGCCGTGGACCCTCTCGACTCTACCTCGCGTATCATGGACCCCAACATCATCGGCGCCGAGCACTACAACATCGCCCGTGGCGTGCAGAAGATCCTGCAGGACTACAAGTCGCTCCAGGACATCATCGCTATCCTGGGTATGGACGAGTTGTCCGAGGAGGACAAGCTGACGGTGGCGCGCGCGCGCAAGATCCAGAGGTTCCTGTCGCAGCCCTTCCAGGTGGCCGAGGTGTTCACTGGTCACCCCGGCAAGCTGGTGCCGCTCGAGGAGACCATCAAGGGCTTCTCCAAGATCCTGCAGGGCGAGTACGACCACCTGCCCGAGGTCGCCTTCTACATGGTCGGGCCCATCGAGGAAGTTGTAGCCAAGGCTGAGACCCTCGCTAAGAACACCTAA
- the LOC125242581 gene encoding ubiquinol-cytochrome-c reductase complex assembly factor 1 yields MFRSRILSRVLWQQRFHIKDYAKPSPIISVVTGIPSVRQQNTVAVEDSYVKKFMKAVGWMDQSRTRLKLTGYFLYESVPDKVAYMEWFENLNLPDTFATWFTITELHVWLLLVRYMAEDIVPSSEQKKKYIKGDGSFVRNCIIEALWADVGNRIKLLEGANPAIARKQVSELSEQFQAALVGYDEGLSDDRLLAAAVWRRFYSMSEDTQVEHVEKIVHFIRHQLKVLDKIPSEDLKWKPEITWLSILKH; encoded by the exons ATGTTTAGGAGCCGTATTTTATCCCGA GTCCTATGGCAAcagcgttttcatattaaagaCTATGCAAAACCAAGTCCTATCATTAGTGTAGTCACCGGGATTCCTTCAGTGAGGCAACAGAATACTGTAGCAGTAGAAGATAGCTATGTAAAGAAATTTATGAAGGCTGTTGGTTGGATGGACCAGTCTAGGACA CGTTTAAAACTCACAGGTTATTTCCTCTATGAAAGTGTGCCAGACAAAGTCGCATATATGGAATGGTTTGAAAATCTGAATCTGCCCGACACGTTCGCAACATGGTTCACGATAACAGAGTTACATGTGTGGCTTCTGCTGGTCCGTTACATGGCGGAGGACATTGTGCCCAGCTCAGAACAGAAGAAGAAGTATATTAAAGGGGATGGATCCTTTGTGAGGAACTGCATAATCGAGGCACTGTGGGCTGATGTTGGGAACAGGATTAAGTTGTTGGAG GGAGCAAACCCAGCCATAGCCAGGAAGCAAGTTTCAGAGCTGTCTGAGCAGTTCCAAGCTGCCCTTGTGGGCTACGATGAAGGCCTCTCCGACGACCGTCTGTTAGCTGCCGCTGTGTGGAGGAGGTTCTACTCCATGTCTGAGGACACGCAAGTTGAACATGtcgaaaaaattgtccatttcATTAGACATCAG TTAAAAGTACTTGACAAAATACCAAGTGAAGACCTGAAGTGGAAACCGGAAATTACTTGGCTAAGTATATTAAAACACTAA
- the LOC125242572 gene encoding sphingomyelin phosphodiesterase-like, with translation MASLNVLVFLMIAATSAATLVSDAEVEDLFTKFVTRRLTEEETKKLNDVFEILRMPEYVTKRSLENTGNTRMTLDCLVCRSAFAALFSGVEEGQSNEEITESITVLCTSIGIESHDVCKGAVGLNMPILTYIIKNTPEATPRTFCGLLLQAAGDPNVCVYKDPRFEWQVDLPDPVTVEATPVTDTTPLTVALITDAHIDPLYEPGGAAYCGEPTCCRKGQTTSQAFEYHSSLDTSIYEQTIIKKDGKVALDLSMSQKIRETRALTQTRYMPGRNHAPAGYWGDYRNCDTPPWAYDDVIDRIAETHKNIDVLYYIGDSIDHFVWETTYELINEMNKHVVDKIRSSLGDNVLVVPTIGNHESQPTNQFAPASVTGDKINTTWLYEALADKWDFYLPEGAKDTLTERGDYSVLIRPGLRAISLNNNVAYKYNWWLVYDPLDAKKHLDWLVDELYKAELAGEKVHIVTHIPPGVSDLTHTWTREYNRIVNRFASTITAEFNGHTHSDEFKIFYSPEGRAVRVSWGAGSATSYANYNLNYKIATFDPATYEPINIVNYIYNLTEANLTPNRRPHWFQLYDLKQRFQLADLSPASMDDLVTRMVTDNKQLLDLYAAFFSKLSDTRWPWCNTDCKLDYLCRTVITVLWERQKCHELQALYYV, from the exons ATGGCGAGTTTGAATGTGCTTGTGTTTTTAATGATAGCGGCGACCAGTGCCGCCACACTTGTATCCGATG CTGAAGTGGAAGACTTATTCACCAAGTTCGTGACTCGGCGGTTGACTGAGGAGGAAACCAAGAAGTTGAACGACGTGTTCGAAATCCTGCGCATGCCTGAATACGTCACTAAGAGGTCGCTCGAGAACACAGGAAATACGAGAATG ACCCTAGACTGCCTAGTGTGCCGGTCCGCCTTCGCGGCCCTATTCTCCGGCGTGGAGGAAGGTCAGAGCAACGAGGAGATCACCGAGTCCATCACGGTTCTCTGCACGTCCATAGGCATCGAGAGCCATGATGTGTGCAAGGGCGCAGTCGGATTAAACATG CCAATCCTAACATACATAATAAAGAACACCCCCGAAGCGACCCCGAGGACATTCTGCGGTCTGCTCCTGCAGGCGGCGGGCGACCCTAATGTCTGCGTGTATAAGGACCCGAGGTTCGAATGGCAGGTGGATCTGCCTGACCCTGTCACAGTGGAAGCG ACACCAGTCACTGACACCACTCCTCTCACCGTAGCCCTAATCACTGATGCCCACATCGACCCCTTATACGAGCCAGGCGGCGCCGCATACTGCGGAGAGCCCACCTGCTGCCGCAAGGGCCAGACCACCTCGCAGGCCTTCGAGTACCACTCCAGCTTGGACACTTCCATTTACGAACAAACTATCATAAAGAAAGATGGGAAGGTCGCCCTGGATTTGAGTATGTCGCAGAAAATACG ggaAACTCGAGCTTTAACGCAGACAAGGTACATGCCTGGAAGAAATCACGCCCCCGCCGGTTACTGGGGAGACTATAGGAACTGTGACACGCCGCCATGGGCCTACGATGACGTCATTGACAGGATTGCTGAAACACACAAG AACATCGACGTATTATACTACATCGGGGACTCAATCGACCACTTCGTTTGGGAGACAACGTACGAGCTGATAAACGAGATGAACAAGCACGTGGTCGACAAGATCAGGAGCAGCCTCGGAGACAATGTGCTGGTCGTGCCTACTATTGGCAATCATGAGTCACAGCCGACTAACCA ATTTGCCCCAGCCTCTGTAACCGGTGACAAAATCAACACGACCTGGTTGTACGAGGCCCTAGCCGACAAGTGGGACTTCTACTTGCCCGAGGGTGCCAAGGACACTCTGACGGAGCGCGGGGATTACTCCGTGCTTATCAGACCAGGGCTGAGGGCCATCTCGCTCAATAACAACGTGGCTTATAAGTATAACTG GTGGCTAGTGTACGATCCTCTTGACGCCAAAAAACATTTAGATTGGCTCGTGGACGAGCTTTACAAGGCGGAGCTGGCCGGCGAGAAAGTGCATATAGTGACACACATCCCACCTGGCGTCTCTGATCTCACGCACACATGGACTAGGGAATACAACAGGATTGTTAACAG GTTCGCGTCAACAATAACCGCAGAATTCAACGGGCACACGCACTCGGACGAGTTCAAGATATTCTACAGCCCGGAGGGGCGCGCGGTGCGCGTGTCGTGGGGCGCCGGCAGCGCCACCTCCTACGCCAATTACAACCTCAACTACAAAATCGCGACCTTCGATCCTGCCACTTAT GAACCAATCAACATCGTGAACTACATCTACAACCTAACCGAAGCTAACTTAACGCCAAACCGTCGCCCCCACTGGTTCCAACTCTACGACCTCAAGCAGCGGTTCCAACTGGCCGACCTGTCCCCAGCTTCCATGGATGACCTCGTCACGCGGATGGTCACAGACAACAAACAGCTGCTGGACTTGTACGCGGCCTTCTTCTCTAAACTCAGCGACACTAGGTGGCCGTGGTGCAACACAGATTGCAAACTGGACTATCTGTGCAGAACGGTTATCACAGTGTTGTGGGAAAGGCAAAAGTGTCATGAGTTGCAGGCATTGTACTACGTTTGA